From one Lotus japonicus ecotype B-129 chromosome 3, LjGifu_v1.2 genomic stretch:
- the LOC130749555 gene encoding uncharacterized protein LOC130749555, with protein sequence MPKRNTSNSESEGTSSSGSDSEEAETVGNGKPQQPIMSEYEQQRLHRIAENRARLEALGLPQMASSLKGLPRTRSKTKGKEKVADDDKEYQPEDEEEPGSSSSSEEDGHDKDDDFAPQNASGSRKRKVMNKSLKMKGSVSRKKRGGGSECIDDDDDDALRQAIALSLQDSAEVSYCSDKSVVSVSKAEKKENLHIQEDKGKKKNKKSFTSRLQMTEDELIVHFFQLDEAGKGCLGIRDIERAATAHDFMWSDKELADMIRCFDSDGDRKLSLDDFRKIAVRCNMIKGPENS encoded by the exons ATGCCAAAACGCAACACATCCAATTCAGAATCGGAGGGAACCTCAAGTTCAGGCTCAGACTCAGAGGAGGCAGAGACCGTGGGCAATGGGAAGCCCCAACAGCCGATCATGTCGGAGTACGAGCAACAGAGACTGCACCGGATTGCAGAGAACAGAGCGAGATTGGAAGCTCTGGGGTTGCCTCAAATGGCGTCGTCCTTGAAGGGCTTACCTCGTACTCGGAGTAAAACGAAAGGGAAAGAGAAGGTTGCAGATGATGATAAAGAGTATCAACCCGAAGACGAGGAAGAACCCGGTTCAAGTTCTTCAAGTGAAGAAGATGGGCATGACAAAGATGATGACTTTGCTCCTCAAAATGCTTCTGGGTCACGGAAACGAAAG GTGATGAACAAAAGTTTGAAGATGAAAGGGAGTGTCTCTAGGAAGAAGCGTGGTGGTGGTTCAGAGtgtattgatgatgatgatgatgatgctttGAGGCAG GCAATTGCGCTTTCCCTGCAAGACTCTGCAGAAGTTTCATATTGCTCTGACAAGAGTGTGGTGAGCGTCAGCAAGGCTGAGAAGAAGGAAAACCTTCACATTCAAGAAGATAAAGGgaaaaagaagaacaaaaaaTCG TTTACTAGTAGGCTGCAAATGACTGAGGATGAACTGATTGTACACTTCTTCCAGCTTGATG AAGCAGGAAAAGGATGTTTAGGTATAAGGGATATAGAAAGGGCAGCTACAGCTCATGATTTTATGTGGTCAGACAAAGAGTTGGCTGATATGATTCGTTGCTTTGATAGTGATGGAGACCGCAAG CTAAGTCTTGATGATTTCCGGAAGATTGCTGTTCGTTGCAACATGATTAAAGGGCCTGAAAATTCTTGA
- the LOC130743933 gene encoding uncharacterized protein LOC130743933, with product MRILAWNCRGLGSILAVRALGRLIQSEAPDIVFAMETKWYESEAQRHRGLGGLPNVFPVQCAGQGHSRAGGLCLFWGPAVDVTIISSSLNHIYFTATHVEEQKVMQILGIYGFPDERRRVDTWGLVKRLLVDTAIPALCVGDFNDCLSPQDKLGGDPLDLQHIQRMARVRTECNLQEVDFTEYRYTWSNNREAPYTIEERLDYALTNDTWDESWPSTVVHHLPRYKSDHNPILLTCGVRRNRQEMGRAKIFRFEEMWLQEGQECAEIVTETWCRLRNDLPTKIAEVGGALKCWGKDKFGDIPRKISDQKALLQDLQRKDQTAEVLSAASVAEKELDSLLEQEEKWWRQRSRATWIEETTSLIANRLSDSHLQVLADPFTKEDVEEALFQMHPTKAPGADGFLALFYQRFWDVIGDDVAEFCLQILHGHVSPGIINHTMIVLIPKVKKAVNATQFRPISLCTVMFKIVTKVIANMLKIILPDLICESQSAFVPGRIITDNALIAYECFHFMKKRTNGRNGTMALKLDMSKAYDRIEWSFLSSVMTSMGFPHNWVNLIMSCVSTVSFSIMLNGNPQENFVPNRGLRQGDPLSPYLFILCGEVFSALINRSIASKALSGIKIARNAPVISHLLFVDDSILFGRATVQEAECLKEILVTYERASGQVVNLDKSMLSVSRNVQQTSFDELKQLLGVKAVESYDKYLGLPTIIGKSKRQIFNFVKERVWKKLKGWKEKFLSRAGREVLIKSVAQAIPSYVMSCFLLPDGLCADINSMISNFFWGGDVSQKGMHWTKWNKLCKNKLEGGLGFRDFKAFNIALVAKNWWRIYSNPEALVARVFKGVYFQSGDMWGAKKGYRPSYAWSSIQKSAWVFQRGGLWRIGNGKRINLWTDNWLPGGAPTLFRQDVVDELNIQVVSDLLEPDTSRWHSELVEHIFHPGTARRIMGVPLATQARDDFLCWPFTMDGRYSVKTGYHFVCTAWEGDVASSSSQTSLSKQQWQKFRGSSALPRCKEMAWRLIRGFVPVNSKLKRRHMEVDEQCVWCYQENETLEHVFLSCTAAKMFWFCSPLALRTDQFTGLIDLWVAVLHDGDADFIGMVQTLCYALWEARNRCRFDHKCFSPLEAVQRLQRLLSPSRVDTPAPPSRTVQHTTWRRPGRGVFMINFDATFVEGQPSGYGMVARNFEGEILASATAYPVASLSPLLAEAGFFRLALCFAIELGFRRVEFQNDCLQLFNWWKSRREGVSFLATTVRECRFLISGFDVFTLSFVRRSGNAAADYLARNASTYADMVWVEEVPDCVFHVVAQDVLAPMLPDA from the exons ATGAGGATTTTAGCTTGGAACTGTCGGGGGTTGGGGAGCATCCTGGCAGTTCGAGCCCTTGGTAGGCTCATTCAGTCTGAAGCTCCCGACATAGTGTTCGCGATGGAGACAAAATGGTACGAGTCTGAGGCACAACGTCATAGAGGATTGGGAGGCCTTCCAAATGTCTTTCCGGTTCAATGTGCGGGCCAAGGACATTCGCGAGCAGGAGGTTTATGTTTGTTTTGGGGTCCAGCAGTGGACGTTACCATTATTTCAAGTTCTTTGAATCATATTTATTTTACTGCTACTCATGTGGAGGAGCAGAAGGTCATGCAGATTTTGGGGATTTATGGCTTCCCCGATGAGAGGAGGAGAGTTGATACTTGGGGTCTGGTTAAGAGACTGTTGGTTGACACTGCTATCCCTGCGCTCTGTGTAGGGGATTTCAATGATTGTCTTTCTCCGCAAGATAAGTTGGGAGGAGACCCCCTTGATCTTCAGCATATACAGAGGATGGCTAGAGTCAGAACCGAATGCAATTTGCAGGAGGTGGATTTTACAGAATACAGGTATACATGGTCTAATAATAGGGAGGCACCATATACAATCGAGGAGAGGCTAGATTATGCGCTTACAAATGACACCTGGGATGAATCGTGGCCTTCAACGGTGGTTCACCATTTACCTAGGTATAAATCTGATCATAATCCTATTTTACTAACTTGTGGTGTGCGCAGGAATAGACAAGAGATGGGCCGAGCAAAAATTTTCCGGTTTGAGGAGATGTGGCTCCAAGAAGGACAAGAGTGTGCTGAGATAGTGACAGAGACTTGGTGTAGACTGCGAAATGACCTCCCCACCAAAATAGCTGAGGTGGGAGGGGCCCTAAAGTGTTGGGGAAAAGACAAGTTTGGTGATATTCCCAGGAAGATTTCTGATCAGAAAGCCCTATTGCAAGACTTGCAAAGAAAGGATCAAACAGCGGAGGTGCTGAGTGCCGCGTCAGTGGCTGAAAAAGAGCTTGATAGCTTGCTGGAACAAGAGGAAAAGTGGTGGCGCCAACGTTCTAGAGCCACCTG GATTGAGGAGACCACATCTTTGATAGCAAACAGGCTGTCAGACTCTCATTTGCAGGTTCTTGCTGATCCTTTTACAAAGGAAGATGTAGAAGAGGCCTTGTTCCAAATGCATCCGACCAAAGCTCCGGGAGCGGATGGCTTCCTGGCGCTTTTCTACCAACGGTTTTGGGATGTCATTGGGGACGATGTAGCGGAGTTCTGTTTGCAGATTTTGCATGGGCATGTGTCGCCAGGTATTATCAATCATACGATGATTGTTCTCATTCCTAAGGTTAAGAAAGCTGTTAATGCGACCCAGTTTAGGCCTATTAGTTTGTGTACTGTTATGTTTAAAATTGTGACTAAGGTGATAGCAAATATGCTGAAAATTATTTTGCCTGATTTAATTTGCGAATCCCAAAGTGCATTTGTACCAGGACGTATCATCACAGATAATGCTCTCATCGCTTATGAGTGTTTTCACTTTATGAAGAAAAGAACTAATGGCCGGAATGGCACGATGGCGCTGAAATTGGATATGTCCAAAGCGTACGACCGGATCGAATGGTCTTTTTTGAGTTCTGTAATGACATCTATGGGTTTTCCACATAATTGGGTGAATTTAATTATGAGTTGTGTATCAACGGTATCTTTTTCCATTATGTTGAACGGTAATCCGCAGGAAAATTTTGTCCCTAACAGAGGTTTAAGACAAGGGGATCCGCTTTCTCCTTATCTTTTTATCTTGTGTGGGGAGGTGTTTTCTGCTTTGATTAATAGATCCATTGCTTCAAAAGCACTTTCTGGAATTAAAATAGCGAGGAATGCTCCTGTTATTTCACATTTGCTTTTTGTAGATGATAGTATCCTCTTTGGTAGAGCCACAGTACAGGAGGCGGAATGCCTAAAGGAGATTTTAGTGACTTATGAACGTGCTTCCGGCCAAGTAGTCAACCTTGACAAGTCAATGCTCTCAGTGAGCCGAAACGTGCAGCAAACCAGTTTTGATGAGCTTAAGCAGCTATTGGGAGTAAAGGCCGTAGAGAGCTATGACAAGTACTTGGGGCTACCAACAATTATTGGTAAGTCAAAACgacaaattttcaattttgttaaGGAAAGAGTGTGGAAAAAGTTAAAAGGTTGGAAGGAAAAATTTCTTTCACGAGCCGGGAGGGAAGTTTTAATTAAATCAGTGGCGCAAGCCATTCCCTCTTATGTTATGTCTTGTTTTCTTTTACCTGACGGACTGTGTGCAGATATTAATAGCATGATCTCCAACTTCTTTTGGGGAGGAGATGTATCTCAGAAGGGGATGCATTGGACAAAGTGGAACAAGTTGTGCAAAAACAAATTGGAAGGTGGTCTTGGATTCCGGGACTTCAAGGCTTTTAATATAGCTTTGGTGGCGAAAAATTGGTGGAGAATCTATTCCAATCCAGAAGCATTAGTTGCTCGAGTTTTTAAAGGTGTTTATTTCCAGAGTGGTGATATGTGGGGAGCAAAAAAAGGCTATCGACCGAGCTATGCATGGTCAAGCATTCAGAAATCGGCTTGGGTTTTTCAGAGAGGTGGTTTATGGCGTATTGGTAATGGTAAGAGAATTAATCTGTGGACAGACAATTGGTTGCCCGGAGGGGCACCCACTCTTTTTCGGCAGGATGTAGTCGATGAGCTTAATATACAGGTGGTCAGTGATTTACTTGAGCCAGACACTTCCAGATGGCACTCAGAATTAGTGGAGCATATCTTTCACCCAGGGACAGCTAGGCGCATCATGGGAGTGCCCCTTGCTACTCAAGCACGTGATGATTTTCTTTGCTGGCCTTTCACCATGGATGGGAGGTACTCTGTTAAGACTGGTTACCATTTTGTTTGTACTGCTTGGGAGGGTGATGTGGCCTCTTCTTCGTCACAAACCTCTCTCTCAAAGCAACAATGGCAGAAGTTTCGGGGCTCAAGTGCGTTGCCCAGGTGCAAAGAGATGGCTTGGAGGCTTATTCGTGGATTCGTACCAGTGAATTCAAAACTGAAGCGGAGACATATGGAAGTAGATGAGCAGTGCGTGTGGTGCTATCAAGAAAATGAGACTTTGGAGCATGTTTTCCTCTCTTGTACAGCTGCCAAAATGTTCTGGTTTTGCTCTCCTTTAGCTTTGAGGACAGACCAGTTCACGGGTTTGATAGACTTATGGGTGGCGGTGCTTCATGATGGGGATGCAGATTTTATTGGGATGGTCCAGACCTTATGTTACGCTCTTTGGGAAGCTAGGAACAGGTGCAGGTTTGATCACAAGTGTTTCTCTCCGTTGGAAGCGGTGCAGCGCTTGCAAAGGCTGCTGTCTCCCTCGCGAGTGGACACGCCAGCCCCACCCTCTCGCACGGTTCAGCACACAACGTGGAGAAGGCCAGGTCGAGGGGTGTTTATGATCAattttgatgccacttttgTTGAGGGACAACCGTCGGGCTATGGTATGGTGGCGCGAAACTTTGAAGGGGAAATTTTGGCCTCGGCGACGGCGTATCCAGTGGCATCTCTTTCCCCTCTCTTGGCGGAAGCGGGTTTTTTCCGATTGGCTCTTTGTTTTGCTATTGAGTTGGGTTTCCGGAGGGTTGAATTCCAGAATGATTGCTTACAGCTTTTCAATTGGTGGAAATCTCGTAGGGAGGGTGTTTCGTTCCTAGCTACGACTGTTCGTGAATGTCGTTTTTTAATTTCTGGTTTTGATGTTTTTACTTTATCTTTTGTAAGACGTTCTGGTAACGCAGCTGCTGACTATTTGGCTAGGAACGCTTCTACTTACGCTGATATGGTGTGGGTGGAAGAAGTTCCGGATTGTGTTTTCCATGTGGTGGCTCAGGATGTTTTGGCTCCTATGCTTCCTGATGCctaa
- the LOC130749125 gene encoding scarecrow-like protein 6, with product MPLPFEGFQGQGGVLDFSAASDSLFPLLLHPQKWTRDRENCYVGSTEPTSVLDSRRSPNHSTSSSTMSSSTTSKGSGGVAAPTLSQNYPPWEEEKCGVPMEDWEGQGQSILRLIMGDVEAPSAGLSKLFHSTGYGSHSVDFNGGFGVLDQGLNMVSIVDPSVQGNYPGFSFIAENIDSHNAESNFSGFGNNSLLSSSPGMFNSQQHQGIGEVDEKPQVINPQFLLNQNQVQFPENPSFFVPLRYPQVQEQQVLSQNQAKRLPFDTVGHNYQAQVPKLPLLDSGQEVFVKRHQTQLPLFPHHMQQQQSLMVPSAKQEKVDSTGDDVNNQLQQSIFDQLYKTAELIEAGNPVHAQGILARLNHQLSPNGKPFHRAAFYMKEALQSMLHSNGHNFLTFSPISFIFKIGAYKSFSEISPVLQFANFTCNQALIEAVERFDRIHIIDFDIGFGVQWSSFMQELALMRSSGVPSLKVTAVVSPSTCDEMELNLTQENLSQFAKDINMCFELNVLSIESLNSFQFFDDEAIAVNMPVSCLANYPSLSPSILQFVKQLRPKVVVTMDRNCDRIDVPFATNVAHALQCYSALLDSLDAVNVNLDILQKIERHFILPDMKKTIFGHNHSHEKLPPWRSMFLQYGFSPFTFSNFTESQAECLVQRAPVRGFQLERKHSSFVLCWQQKELISVSTWRC from the coding sequence ATGCCCTTGCCTTTTGAGGGATTTCAAGGGCAGGGTGGTGTGTTGGATTTCTCTGCTGCATCAGATTCATTGTTTCCTCTGCTTTTGCATCCACAAAAGTGGACCAGAGACAGAGAAAATTGCTATGTGGGCAGCACTGAGCCCACCTCTGTTCTTGACTCCAGAAGAAGCCCAAACCATTCTACTTCCTCCTCCACCATGTCCTCTTCAACCACCAGCAAGGGTAGTGGTGGTGTTGCAGCACCAACCTTGTCTCAGAACTACCCACCAtgggaagaagaaaaatgtgGGGTGCCAATGGAGGATTGGGAGGGTCAAGGTCAATCAATTCTGAGACTAATCATGGGTGATGTGGAAGCCCCATCTGCAGGATTGAGCAAGCTCTTTCACAGCACTGGCTATGGGTCTCACAGTGTTGATTTCAATGGAGGTTTTGGTGTTCTGGATCAAGGGTTGAACATGGTTAGTATTGTTGACCCTTCTGTGCAAGGGAACTATCCTGGTTTTTCATTCATTGCTGAGAATATAGATAGCCACAATGCAGAATCTAACTTTTCTGGTTTTGGTAACAACTCTCTGCTGTCATCATCTCCGGGTATGTTTAATTCTCAGCAGCATCAAGGGATTGGAGAAGTAGATGAGAAACCTCAAGTCATCAATCCCCAGTTTCTGTTAAACCAGAATCAAGTTCAATTCCCTGAGAACCCTTCTTTCTTTGTGCCATTGAGGTACCCTCAAGTGCAAGAGCAGCAAGTGTTGTCTCAGAATCAAGCGAAACGCCTTCCTTTCGACACGGTTGGGCACAATTATCAGGCTCAAGTTCCAAAGTTACCCCTTTTGGATTCTGGGCAAGAGGTGTTTGTTAAAAGGCACCAAACACAGCTTCCATTGTTTCCTCATCATATGCAACAACAGCAATCATTGATGGTGCCTTCTGCTAAACAGGAGAAGGTGGATTCTACTGGAGACGATGTGAACAACCAGCTTCAGCAGAGTATATTTGATCAGCTATACAAAACTGCTGAACTGATAGAAGCTGGTAACCCGGTTCATGCCCAAGGGATATTGGCGCGGCTCAATCACCAGCTTTCCCCTAATGGTAAGCCTTTTCACAGGGCTGCTTTCTACATGAAGGAGGCATTGCAGTCAATGCTTCATTCAAATGGTCACAATTTTCTCACCTTCTCACCCATTAGTTTCATATTCAAAATTGGAGCTTATAAATCTTTTTCTGAGATATCACCTGTTCTTCAGTTTGCCAACTTTACTTGCAATCAAGCCCTCATTGAAGCTGTGGAAAGATTTGATCGAATTCACATTATTGATTTTGATATCGGGTTTGGAGTGCAGTGGTCTTCTTTTATGCAGGAGCTTGCTCTGATGAGGAGTAGTGGCGTGCCTTCACTTAAAGTTACTGCTGTTGTATCACCCTCCACTTGTGATGAAATGGAGCTCAATCTTACCCAAGAAAACTTGAGTCAATTCGCAAAAGACATCAACATGTGTTTTGAGTTAAATGTTTTGAGCATTGAATCATTGAACAGTTTTCAGTTCTTTGATGATGAGGCTATCGCTGTGAACATGCCGGTATCTTGCTTAGCAAATTATCCATCATTGTCTCCTTCAATCCTTCAATTTGTAAAGCAGCTTAGGCCAAAAGTGGTGGTCACCATGGATAGAAATTGTGATCGAATTGATGTACCATTTGCCACTAATGTAGCTCATGCTCTTCAATGTTATTCAGCCTTACTTGACTCACTTGATGCCGTAAATGTGAACCTTGACATCCTCCAAAAGATTGAGAGGCATTTCATCCTTCCTGACATGAAGAAAACCATATTTGGTCATAACCATTCGCATGAAAAATTGCCTCCTTGGAGGAGCATGTTTCTTCAGTATGGGTTCTCTCCATTCACATTTAGTAACTTCACAGAATCTCAAGCTGAGTGTTTAGTGCAGAGAGCACCTGTAAGGGGATTTCAGCTAGAGAGGAAGCACTCCTCTTTTGTTCTGTGCTGGCAGCAGAAAGAACTCATCTCAGTTTCAACTTGGAGATGCTGA